From the Cucurbita pepo subsp. pepo cultivar mu-cu-16 chromosome LG05, ASM280686v2, whole genome shotgun sequence genome, one window contains:
- the LOC111794811 gene encoding geraniol 8-hydroxylase-like, whose protein sequence is MNGDEKKTSGSNHKRTIYIKFLICVLIFHDYRVKKMEFLIFGFIICLISTFIALRLIPARRNPNLPPGPRPLPIIGNLLDLGDNPHQSLAKLAESYGPIMSLKLGQVTAVVVSSPETIQQVLQTHDHFLSFRAVPDALSPYDHGQLAFPWIPVSPTYKNIRKICNTHLLSPKTLDANQNLRRTRIDDLLANIRRSALNGEAVDIGEAVFTTTLNLISYSIWSVDLADPNSEMAKQFKVTMRGLMEEAGKPNISDFFPVLKRLDMQGIRRRITVHFGKMFEMIDGKIDERLKMQELPDFSPKNDMLHHLLNMREDNNEIPLDRNQIKHSILVLFTGGTETTTSIVQWAMTHLLKNPETMVKLKEELSRVIGKGNPVEESHINKLPYLQAVIKETLRLQSALLLPRKAESEVAISGFTIPKGTQIIVNLWASYRDSSVWESPYLFLPERFLDSASDSKARNFEFIPFGSGRRICPGQPLATRMLHLMVGSLLHWFDWKLEEGVTPENMNMDENFGITVEKAQPLRAVPLLT, encoded by the exons ATGAATGgtgatgaaaagaaaacaagtggATCAAATCACAAGCGAAccatttatattaaatttctaatttgtGTTTTGATCTTTCATGATTATCGAGTGAAGAAGATGGAGTTTCTTATCTTCGGTTTCATAATCTGCCTGATTTCCACTTTCATAGCCCTCCGTCTGATTCCGGCGAGAAGAAACCCCAACCTACCTCCCGGACCACGACCTCTTCCGATCATTGGGAATCTCTTGGATCTTGGAGACAATCCCCACCAATCTCTAGCCAAACTGGCCGAGTCCTATGGCCCAATCATGTCGTTGAAACTCGGCCAAGTCACCGCCGTCGTCGTATCTTCCCCGGAGACGATTCAGCAAGTCCTTCAAACCCACGACCATTTCCTATCTTTCAGAGCCGTTCCGGATGCTCTATCGCCTTACGACCACGGTCAACTAGCTTTCCCATGGATTCCCGTTTCCCCCACTTACAAAAACATTCGAAAAATCTGCAACACCCATCTTTTATCCCCTAAGACTCTCGACGCCAATCAAAACCTCCGCCGTACCAGGATAGACGACCTTCTTGCTAACATCCGACGAAGCGCTTTGAACGGCGAGGCGGTGGATATTGGAGAAGCTGTGTTTACGACGACCcttaatttgatttcttattCGATTTGGTCGGTGGATTTGGCGGACCCAAATTCTGAAATGGCCAAACAATTCAAGGTCACCATGAGAGGACTGATGGAAGAAGCTGGAAAACCAAATATTAGTGACTTTTTCCCTGTGCTGAAGAGGTTGGACATGCAGGGTATAAGGAGGCGCATCACCGTTCATTTTGGAAAGATGTTTGAGATGATCGATGGGAAGATTGATGAACGGTTGAAGATGCAGGAATTGCCCGATTTCAGTCCTAAAAATGATATGCTACATCATCTTCTCAACATGAGGGAGGACAACAACGAGATCCCCCTTGATAGAAACCAAATCAAACATTCAATATTG GTGTTATTTACCGGAGGAACAGAGACGACTACATCAATCGTGCAATGGGCGATGACACATCTTTTGAAGAACCCAGAAACTATGGTGAAACTCAAAGAAGAACTCTCGCGAGTGATTGGGAAAGGAAATCCAGTTGAAGAATCGCACATCAACAAGCTCCCCTATTTACAAGCAGTCATCAAGGAAACGTTGCGCCTGCAGTCTGCGCTACTTCTTCCTCGTAAAGCCGAATCAGAGGTCGCCATTTCGGGCTTTACAATTCCAAAGGGTACCCAAATAATCGTCAATTTATGGGCCTCATATAGAGACTCCAGTGTGTGGGAAAGCCCATATTTGTTCCTGCCAGAGAGGTTCTTGGACTCGGCCTCTGATTCCAAAGCCAGAAACTTTGAGTTCATCCCATTTGGTAGTGGGCGGAGAATTTGCCCTGGACAACCATTAGCCACAAGGATGTTGCATTTGATGGTGGGTTCGCTGCTTCATTGGTTTGATTGGAAGCTTGAAGAAGGAGTAACGCCAGAGAATATGAACATGGATGAAAACTTTGGTATTACTGTGGAAAAGGCTCAACCTTTACGAGCTGTGCCCCTTCTAACCTAA
- the LOC111796231 gene encoding stellacyanin-like, with the protein MAISTSHLFVFLSIAAIFAPSALATNYTVGDDAGWKVGVNYTEWAQNKTFYVGDNLIFKYPAKDDNVYDVTGGQFHNCTIPTDKNATNTGHDVVSLTQPGRKWFISGKEGHCAKNQKLVITVMAMAPASSPLPGGSSSSPPPPPPPPPASGATRAVISGKFGLVAMVVGILGLMIA; encoded by the exons ATGGCGATCTCCACCTCTCATCTCTTCGTCTTCCTTTCCATTGCGGCCATTTTCGCCCCTTCCGCTTTGGCCACCAATTACACCGTCGGAGATGATGCTGGTTGGAAGGTTGGTGTCAATTACACCGAGTGGGCtcagaacaaaacattctacGTCGGCGATAATCTTA TTTTCAAATACCCAGCGAAGGATGACAACGTATATGACGTTACCGGCGGCCAGTTCCACAATTGCACAATACCAACTGACAAAAATGCAACGAACACTGGACACGACGTCGTTTCACTGACTCAGCCTGGAAGAAAATGGTTCATCAGTGGAAAAGAGGGCCACTGTGCAAAAAATCAGAAGCTCGTCATTACGGTCATGGCTATGGCTCCAGCCAGTTCCCCACTTCCCGGCGGATCCAGCTCATCTCCaccgcctccgccgccgccaccaccgGCATCGGGAGCCACGAGAGCGGTTATTTCCGGAAAATTTGGGTTGGTCGCCATGGTGGTTGGCATCCTTGGTCTGATGATCGCTTAG
- the LOC111795913 gene encoding probable sugar phosphate/phosphate translocator At1g12500 — protein MGEAPTWATRRLSNPNPTSSDHILDFQTAGPPAVRSPAISTALIVLSWYLSNIGVLLLNKYLLSFYGFRFPIFLTMLHMLSCSFYSYLSILFLKIVPAQQIQSRRQFLKILALSAIFCFSVVCGNTSLRYLPVSFNQAIGATTPFFTAIFAFLITCKREPAGVYFALLPVVFGIVLASNSEPLFHFFGFLVCVGSTAGRALKSVVQGILLTAEGEKLHSMNLLRFMAPMAAGILLPVTLYVEGNVAAITAEKAREDPWILFLLVGNATVAYLVNLTNFLVTKHTSALTLQVLGNAKAAVAAVVSILIFRNPVTVMGMAGFSVTVMGVVIYGEAKKRSKITTH, from the exons ATGGGGGAGGCACCCACCTGGGCCACCCGCCGTCTGAGCAACCCGAATCCGACGTCGTCCGATCACATCCTCGACTTTCAAACCGCTGGTCCTCCTGCCGTCCGATCCCCTGCCATTTCAACGGCCCTGATCGTCCTCTCTTGGTACCTCTCCAACATCGGCGTCCTTCTCCTCAACAAGTACCTCCTAAGCTTTTATGGCTTCCGTTTCCCCATCTTCCTCACCATGCTCCACATGCTTTCCTGTTCCTTCTACAGCTATCTCTCCATCCTCTTCCTCAAAATCGTACCCGCCCAACAG ATCCAATCCCGAAGGCAATTCCTTAAAATCCTCGCACTCAGCGccattttctgtttctctgtCGTCTGTGGCAACACCTCCCTTCGCTACCTCCCGGTCTCCTTCAACCAAGCGATTGGCGCAACCACGCCCTTTTTCACAGCCATTTTCGCGTTTTTGATCACTTGTAAGAGGGAGCCGGCGGGGGTTTATTTTGCGCTTTTGCCTGTCGTGTTTGGGATCGTTTTGGCGAGTAATAGCGAGCCCCTGTTTcacttttttgggtttttggtCTGTGTGGGTTCGACGGCGGGTCGGGCTCTGAAATCGGTGGTGCAGGGGATTTTGCTGACTGCAGAAGGGGAGAAGCTTCACTCCATGAATCTGCTGCGGTTTATGGCGCCGATGGCGGCGGGGATTCTGCTTCCAGTTACGCTTTACGTGGAAGGGAATGTAGCGGCAATCACGGCGGAGAAAGCTCGGGAAGACCCTTGGATTTTATTTCTGTTGGTTGGGAACGCAACGGTGGCGTATTTGGTGAACTTGACCAATTTTCTAGTGACGAAACATACAAGTGCTTTGACATTGCAGGTGCTGGGAAATGCGAAGGCGGCCGTGGCAGCCGTCGTGTCGATTCTGATATTCAGGAATCCGGTGACGGTTATGGGAATGGCCGGATTTTCTGTGACGGTGATGGGCGTGGTGATTTACGGCGAGGCGAAGAAGAGATCCAAGATCACGACGCATTAA
- the LOC111794982 gene encoding chemocyanin-like — translation MFSKDDTLVSWPIYLFLVVSGHGRVDPTNGTDHVVGDDQGWNLGVDYSSWTVGKTFFVGDNLVFKYKKGVHNVLDVNVTAFAECAAPTNQTPLKTGNDIIPLRRPGTRWFICSIARHCQSGQKLVIFVDNPPSNGGQASPPPSSLPLAPISSPTPPSTSAPPPSAPAPSQNQTTPHLPVPTPSESIPPSQSPVPSPSPTAPPPSGSASKAAISGHLGVLAVAVGALAGIMT, via the exons ATGTTCAGTAAAGATGACACGCTTGTTAGCTGGCCAATCTATCTTTTTCTTGTTGTGTCGGGGCATGGCCGGGTGGACCCAACAAATG GAACCGATCATGTCGTGGGGGATGATCAGGGTTGGAACCTTGGAGTCGACTACTCGTCTTGGACTGTTGGCAAAACGTTTTTTGTTGGAGATAATCTCG taTTCAAGTATAAGAAAGGGGTGCACAACGTATTGGATGTTAATGTAACGGCGTTCGCAGAGTGCGCCGCACCTACAAACCAAACCCCGCTCAAAACTGGAAACGATATCATTCCATTGCGACGTCCTGGAACCAGATGGTTCATATGTAGCATTGCCCGCCACTGTCAGTCAGGACAAAAGCTTGTCATTTTCGTAGACAACCCACCGTCCAACGGCGGACAGGCTTCTCCCCCGCCGTCGTCTCTTCCCCTGGCGCCCATCTCTTCTCCAACGCCGCCGTCGACCTCTGCCCCTCCTCCTTCAGCGCCTGCGCCTAGTCAGAACCAAACTACCCCACACTTGCCAGTTCCAACTCCAAGCGAAAGCATCCCACCATCGCAGTCGCCTGTTCCCAGTCCGAGCCCCACTGCTCCACCGCCATCCGGGTCTGCCTCGAAAGCCGCTATTTCCGGGCATCTTGGGGTTTTGGCAGTGGCGGTTGGCGCTCTGGCTGGAATAATGACATAA